In Malassezia vespertilionis chromosome 4, complete sequence, the DNA window TGAACCGCAAGATTGATTTGTTTGCACGGCTCTCTGCATCGTCTCACGCATCCCCGGTCAAGGGCGTACTCCTAGACACGGAGAacaatgcgcagcaaacATACGCTCATGAACCTCCTGAAACGCCCAGGCCTTTGCACCCAATACCCAATTCCACTCCGCGGCACTCCGTGGCAGACAAATCTGCCGCTGACGAGTCGCATGACCTCCTATTTCAGCCCGTCGCAGTGGGCTCGCCTAAATCTTCAAGGTACGGCTAAAGCAATGTACTTACCCACAGGCGTCTGCGCAAGAAGGCTGCTATACAGTCTGACGAGATTGACGCTCACGTCGCGCATCAGGAAAAATatcttttgcggcgcagcgcgcgcctttcGCTCCGATAGCTTTGTAGTGTGGAGAAGTGGAGGCCCCTGcaattttttttttgccCAGTTTGTTTTCCGCGTCATGGCAGCATCGGAGGCGCTTACGAAcaaggagcggcgccaagcgcgcaaagccgAACGCGAAGCAGAGCGTGCAAAGATAGATGCAAACGTATCTAAAAAGCGCACGAGTCCAGATACCGAGCAAGCCACCGATGTGATGCCTGGCCAAGACGACGAGCCATTATCGCACAaagagctgcgcaagcgccgcaagatgGAGAAGCGCAGCGGTGATATCGATGCTGACGAGCACCAGCTTTCTGCTGCACCAGAAAGACTACAACGCAGTCCATACAGTGTATGGATCGGCAATCTATCCTTTACCACGCCGCCGGATCAGCTAACAGAGTGGCTTGCAGAGCATGGGATCCAAGGCGTGAGCCGTGTGCATATGCCCCAAGGTGCGCGGAGGTCTGAACATAACAAAGGGTACGTTAAGCCTGTGCTAACCTTAGCTTTGCGTACGTCGATCTGGAATCAGAAGATCAGGTCGATGCGGCGGTGGCGCTTTCTGAAAACCAGCTTGGCGGGCGTCGTCTCTTGATTAAAAACGGCACGGATTTCCGTGGGCGTCCCGGCATTGATCCTACTGCGTTAGGCGCAACAGGGCATGCGGGTCTAACCAAGACGGCACAAAAAATTTTGCACGCCCAACGAAACCCTGCAGGGCCGACGCTGTTTATGGGTAACTTGAGTTTTGAGACGACCGAGGAGGCCATCCGCGAACTACTCGACGGGtccatgcagcggcgccatttTCAGCAGCTGaaagacgacgacgacgacgacgacgaagagcaAGAGCCGACCCCCGAGTCGCTCAACGCGGGCATCCGAAAAATCCGCATGGGCACGTTTGAAGACTCTGGCAAATGCAAAGGGTA includes these proteins:
- the NOP13 gene encoding Nucleolar protein 13 (COG:A; BUSCO:EOG092645U1; EggNog:ENOG503P0BK) yields the protein MAASEALTNKERRQARKAEREAERAKIDANVSKKRTSPDTEQATDVMPGQDDEPLSHKELRKRRKMEKRSGDIDADEHQLSAAPERLQRSPYSVWIGNLSFTTPPDQLTEWLAEHGIQGVSRVHMPQGARRSEHNKGFAYVDLESEDQVDAAVALSENQLGGRRLLIKNGTDFRGRPGIDPTALGATGHAGLTKTAQKILHAQRNPAGPTLFMGNLSFETTEEAIRELLDGSMQRRHFQQLKDDDDDDDEEQEPTPESLNAGIRKIRMGTFEDSGKCKGFAFVDFNSTNQATQALLEPRNGRLLGRTLLLEFAGTDAVRRGASRNLLPDFTHTPRRRRPARDAADEAPGEEDGEAKWPERETLDSQLEAFQTTDAGAGASAPTRPRRKDTHHRVRPGAANAQAARQQYGILPSAGKRTTFE